A single Tenacibaculum sp. 190524A02b DNA region contains:
- a CDS encoding glycosyltransferase, with product MKKQILIIGYVWVEPNSSAAGSRMLQLIELFKKNEYAVTFASPAQKSEKAIDLSELGVNEVSIVLNDSSFDIFIQELSPTVVLFDRFMMEEQFGWRVAEYCPKALRILDTEDLHFLRKVRHQKFKKGEIFEESSLLASTEAKREIASILRCDLSLIISSYEIQLLQNVFKIDKNLVYYLPFLLDKIEDAQVELWNSFEQRSNFVFIGNFLHAPNMDAVIQLKQNLWSLIRKKIPDAELHVYGAYENQQVREFHKPSEGFHFKGYVNNAQKVVEEARVVLAPLRFGAGIKGKLTEAMICGTPSITTNVGAEGMHGNLPWNGGIEENFERMAEKAVELYNNKVTWIKAQQNGVVIINSIYDKEIIGSPFISFIEDLYSRLEKHRQHNFLGNLLQHHTMQATKYMSKWIEEKNK from the coding sequence TTGAAAAAACAGATTTTAATAATAGGTTATGTTTGGGTTGAACCCAATTCTTCTGCAGCAGGCAGTAGAATGCTACAATTAATAGAGTTGTTTAAAAAAAACGAATATGCTGTAACTTTTGCCTCACCAGCACAGAAAAGTGAGAAAGCTATTGACTTATCTGAGTTAGGGGTAAATGAAGTTTCTATAGTGTTAAATGATTCTTCTTTTGATATTTTTATACAAGAGTTAAGTCCAACGGTAGTTCTTTTTGATCGATTTATGATGGAAGAACAGTTTGGGTGGAGAGTAGCTGAGTATTGTCCAAAGGCTTTACGAATTCTAGACACAGAAGATTTACATTTTTTACGAAAAGTGAGACATCAAAAATTTAAAAAAGGTGAGATTTTTGAGGAAAGCTCCTTACTTGCATCTACAGAAGCTAAAAGAGAAATAGCTTCAATTCTACGTTGTGATCTTAGCCTAATTATTTCTTCTTATGAGATACAATTATTACAAAATGTTTTTAAAATAGATAAAAACTTAGTGTACTACTTACCCTTTCTTTTAGATAAAATAGAGGATGCACAGGTTGAGCTATGGAATTCTTTTGAGCAAAGAAGTAATTTTGTTTTTATAGGGAATTTTTTACATGCTCCAAATATGGATGCAGTTATTCAATTGAAGCAAAACTTGTGGAGTTTAATTAGAAAGAAAATCCCAGATGCTGAATTGCATGTATATGGAGCTTACGAAAATCAACAGGTAAGAGAGTTTCATAAACCGTCTGAAGGTTTCCACTTTAAAGGCTATGTTAATAATGCACAAAAAGTAGTGGAAGAGGCTAGGGTTGTTTTAGCGCCATTAAGATTTGGAGCGGGAATAAAAGGAAAATTAACAGAAGCTATGATCTGTGGAACGCCTAGTATTACTACAAATGTTGGAGCAGAGGGAATGCATGGGAATCTACCTTGGAATGGGGGAATAGAAGAGAACTTTGAAAGGATGGCTGAAAAAGCAGTTGAGCTATATAATAATAAAGTTACTTGGATTAAAGCTCAACAAAACGGAGTTGTTATTATTAACTCAATTTATGATAAAGAAATTATAGGTTCCCCTTTTATAAGTTTTATTGAAGATTTATATAGCAGGTTAGAAAAGCATAGGCAACATAATTTTTTAGGTAATTTATTACAACACCATACAATGCAAGCCACAAAATATATGAGTAAATGGATAGAGGAAAAAAATAAGTAA
- a CDS encoding heme-binding domain-containing protein, translated as MKTIKRVAGVVLVVLIISQFFQPKQNEKGYVEVDEFLVQTKASENVKEILTKACFDCHTNKTQYPWYSKITPVNFWMAHHIEEGKEHLNFDTWNSYSLKRKEHKMEEIYEEVEEKHMPLKSYTLTHGDAKLTEEEVNLIVAWAKEAEGNYKKQLEN; from the coding sequence ATGAAAACAATAAAAAGAGTAGCAGGTGTTGTGTTAGTTGTATTAATAATTAGTCAGTTTTTTCAGCCTAAACAAAATGAAAAAGGCTATGTAGAAGTAGATGAGTTTTTAGTACAAACAAAAGCATCTGAAAACGTAAAGGAAATACTTACCAAGGCATGTTTTGATTGTCATACTAATAAAACACAATATCCTTGGTATAGTAAAATAACACCTGTAAATTTTTGGATGGCACACCATATTGAAGAAGGAAAAGAACACTTAAATTTTGATACGTGGAATAGTTACTCTTTAAAAAGAAAAGAGCATAAAATGGAAGAGATTTATGAAGAAGTAGAAGAGAAACATATGCCATTAAAATCATACACATTGACTCATGGAGATGCTAAATTAACAGAAGAAGAGGTTAATTTAATAGTAGCTTGGGCAAAAGAAGCAGAAGGGAATTATAAAAAGCAGTTAGAGAATTAG
- the lpdA gene encoding dihydrolipoyl dehydrogenase has protein sequence MKYDVIVIGSGPGGYIAAIRAAQLGKKVAIIEKYATLGGTCLNVGCIPSKALLDSSHHYYDAVHHFEEHGISVEKPSFDFGKMVARKANVVETTTGGIKYLMDKNNIEVYEGLGSFEDATHVKISKNDGSSEVIEGTDIIIATGSKPSTLPFISIDKERVITSTEALKLKEVPKHLLVIGGGVIGLELGSVYKRLGANVTVIEYAPTITPTMDKDVSKELTKVLKKQGMKFNVSHGVTSVERNGDEVIVKATNKKGEEVTFTGDYCLVSVGRRPYTDGLALDKAGVKVSERGQIDVNDHLQTNVSNIYAIGDVVRGAMLAHKAEEEGVVVAEYLAGQKPHIDYNLIPGIVYTWPEVAAVGKTEQELKDAGVDYKAGKFSMRALGRSRASGDIDGFVKVLADKNTDEVLGVHMVGARVADLIMEAAVAMEYRASAEDLARICHGHPTYSEAVKEAAKAAWDGQPLNA, from the coding sequence ATGAAATACGATGTAATCGTTATTGGTTCTGGTCCTGGTGGGTATATAGCTGCCATTAGAGCCGCTCAATTAGGAAAAAAAGTAGCTATTATAGAAAAGTATGCTACATTAGGAGGTACCTGTTTAAATGTTGGATGTATTCCTTCAAAAGCTTTATTAGATTCATCTCATCATTATTACGATGCGGTACATCATTTTGAAGAGCATGGAATTTCAGTTGAAAAACCTTCTTTTGATTTTGGAAAAATGGTAGCTCGTAAAGCAAATGTTGTAGAAACAACAACTGGAGGTATTAAATACTTAATGGATAAAAATAATATTGAGGTTTACGAAGGATTAGGTTCTTTTGAAGATGCTACTCATGTTAAAATATCTAAAAATGATGGTTCTTCTGAAGTAATTGAAGGTACTGATATTATTATTGCTACTGGATCTAAACCTTCTACATTACCTTTTATTTCTATTGATAAAGAACGTGTGATTACTTCTACTGAAGCTTTAAAACTTAAAGAAGTACCTAAGCACTTATTAGTGATTGGTGGTGGAGTTATTGGTTTAGAATTAGGTTCTGTATACAAACGTTTAGGGGCTAATGTTACAGTTATTGAGTATGCTCCAACCATTACACCTACAATGGATAAAGATGTTTCTAAAGAACTAACCAAAGTTTTAAAGAAACAAGGTATGAAATTCAATGTTAGTCATGGTGTTACTTCTGTTGAAAGAAATGGTGATGAAGTAATAGTTAAAGCTACTAATAAAAAAGGAGAAGAAGTAACCTTCACAGGAGATTATTGTTTAGTTTCTGTAGGTCGTCGTCCCTATACAGATGGATTGGCTTTAGATAAAGCGGGTGTTAAAGTTAGTGAAAGAGGACAAATTGATGTTAATGACCATTTACAAACTAACGTTAGTAATATATATGCTATTGGTGATGTTGTTCGTGGTGCTATGTTAGCTCACAAAGCAGAAGAAGAAGGTGTTGTTGTTGCCGAATATTTAGCCGGTCAAAAACCTCATATAGATTATAACTTAATTCCTGGTATTGTATATACTTGGCCTGAAGTTGCTGCTGTTGGTAAAACAGAACAAGAATTAAAAGACGCTGGGGTTGATTATAAAGCTGGTAAATTTTCAATGCGTGCTTTAGGTAGATCTAGAGCAAGTGGTGATATTGATGGTTTTGTAAAGGTTTTAGCTGATAAAAATACGGATGAAGTATTAGGTGTTCATATGGTAGGTGCACGTGTTGCTGACTTAATTATGGAAGCTGCCGTTGCAATGGAATATAGAGCATCTGCTGAAGATTTAGCTCGTATTTGTCACGGGCACCCAACTTATTCGGAAGCTGTAAAAGAAGCAGCTAAAGCCGCATGGGATGGGCAACCTTTAAATGCTTAA
- a CDS encoding T9SS type A sorting domain-containing protein: MKLKLLKALCLIMITHASFCQNFIEKQLPTPENLSSFFIGPLINSTIHYGAKPSNYNGEVIIFNHGYIDLNQLYFSNNTYYEEAYNAGYQAVFVATTRGEGMWENGKLLAESIDIITEKYKVKEVYIVAHSNGGKASEVAMFHHGKYNKVKKVFALGTPYWGTYLADLSQQWWFNWLWKKTGLNEGSATSTTYYSKDVVRPFFDNHPNNQPEKFVILGTSGFASGHTPIAPLMLASGGILYLHQGTNDGVAPYSSTLRPNGEYVFSKGASKLDHIDVALGQYTWKHILPYLKGLKERTPVSNNSSKNIDSKIISDYQIIHSENDYDNIYLDKGNSSAVINLFHTIEHSDLELKTNNGVIERLRGRNNNTPLNSTYVLNSLSNKIELEAKGKYTALVHQPNGPKMIFKKKDKELIISFINTNAEVDNIEVNMTITKTNNLLGNKSPEETFMYSLNSNRTTKDFRLNTSVFDEGVYSIFITGKHTDFKRSLITGFTVGELNVSKLKSLQQSFTNDSFLSLKSNLISNELQIIDASIIKNTQIDVSLYNIHGQKIITKNLNNNGNTYLLNTSNLTNGLYLLNVNRNGIQKTFKVIKK, translated from the coding sequence ATGAAATTAAAATTATTAAAGGCTTTATGCCTTATCATGATTACCCATGCCTCATTTTGTCAAAACTTTATTGAAAAACAACTACCAACTCCTGAGAATCTGAGTTCATTCTTTATTGGTCCACTAATCAACTCTACCATCCATTATGGTGCTAAGCCTTCAAATTATAATGGAGAGGTTATTATTTTCAACCATGGTTATATAGATTTAAATCAACTCTATTTTTCAAATAACACATACTACGAAGAAGCTTATAACGCAGGTTATCAAGCTGTATTTGTTGCCACAACTAGAGGTGAAGGTATGTGGGAAAACGGAAAATTACTAGCAGAATCCATAGATATTATTACTGAAAAATATAAAGTAAAAGAGGTTTACATTGTTGCACATAGCAATGGAGGAAAAGCTTCAGAAGTAGCTATGTTTCATCATGGAAAGTACAACAAAGTTAAAAAAGTTTTTGCTTTAGGCACACCATATTGGGGAACCTATTTAGCTGATTTATCACAACAATGGTGGTTTAATTGGCTATGGAAAAAAACAGGGCTTAATGAAGGTAGTGCTACTTCTACTACTTACTATAGTAAAGATGTAGTCCGTCCTTTTTTTGATAATCATCCAAACAACCAACCAGAAAAATTCGTTATTTTAGGTACATCAGGATTTGCTAGTGGTCATACACCAATAGCTCCATTAATGTTAGCTAGCGGAGGTATACTGTACCTTCATCAAGGTACAAACGATGGTGTTGCTCCATATAGTAGTACTTTACGCCCTAATGGAGAATACGTTTTTAGCAAAGGAGCGTCCAAATTAGACCATATTGATGTTGCATTAGGTCAATATACTTGGAAACATATTTTACCATATTTAAAAGGCTTAAAAGAAAGAACACCTGTATCAAATAACTCCTCAAAAAATATTGACTCTAAAATTATCAGCGACTATCAAATTATTCATTCCGAAAATGATTATGATAACATCTATTTAGATAAAGGGAATAGTTCTGCAGTTATAAACTTATTTCATACTATAGAGCATTCTGACCTTGAATTGAAAACAAATAACGGTGTAATTGAAAGACTAAGAGGTAGAAACAATAACACCCCACTCAATAGCACTTATGTTTTAAATAGTTTATCTAATAAAATTGAGTTAGAAGCAAAAGGGAAATATACTGCTTTAGTGCATCAACCAAATGGACCTAAAATGATCTTCAAAAAAAAGGATAAGGAACTTATTATTTCATTTATCAATACCAATGCTGAAGTTGATAATATAGAAGTGAATATGACAATTACTAAGACAAATAATTTATTAGGTAATAAATCTCCAGAAGAAACTTTTATGTATTCTTTAAACAGTAATAGAACAACAAAAGACTTTAGACTTAACACTTCTGTCTTTGATGAAGGAGTATACAGTATATTTATTACTGGAAAACATACAGACTTTAAAAGGTCTTTAATAACTGGGTTTACAGTAGGTGAGTTAAACGTGTCTAAACTAAAAAGCCTGCAACAATCATTCACTAACGACTCTTTTTTAAGCCTTAAATCCAATTTAATTTCTAATGAATTACAAATTATTGATGCTTCTATTATTAAAAATACTCAAATAGATGTGAGTCTATACAATATTCATGGTCAAAAAATTATTACTAAAAATTTAAATAATAATGGGAATACTTACCTATTAAACACTTCTAATTTAACTAATGGTTTATATCTTTTAAATGTAAATAGAAATGGAATACAGAAAACATTTAAAGTAATAAAGAAATAA
- a CDS encoding peptidylprolyl isomerase, giving the protein MAILSKIRERSMFLILVIGLALFAFVLDPSTISDFFNASKVNEVGEVNGESISRQEFVEALEAYKTQTGNRVSEMQAAKTVWNNLLRQKIYKSQLEEAGITVGEADIMNALFESSAVKNDQRFQTSGIFDKSKLKEHLANIKAENSQEWKAWQNYMVSLRDNIEKTAYDNLVASGLGASLKEGEAKYLLENTKVSGKYVYVPYTSIADSLVAVTKGDVKKYIEANPNSYQVEASRDIKFVKFDIKPTTADEEALKADVAKLINDSEINGTPVKGLRNTTDYAFFFEDNQSDLSLDEKFKFKVEVPQVIADKLFEGKEGDVFGPYKDADHFKLSKITEVTQLPDSAQARHILIPFVGASSADASVKQTEEEAKKTADSLLTVVTADKSKFEDLAKELSSDKGSKDKGGFYDWFGYNRMVPEFRDFVFKGKKGDMGVVKTAFGFHVIKIEDQKNFQPVLKLATFGRKIEASEATENTVFQNAETFALDLTNGKKYDEVVKEKSLFSQPAVGLKALDENVPGVGNERPIISWAFEKETNVGDFRRFDVNGGYVVAMVTAKTAKGLMPVEKATTKVRPIIVNEKKAEMLKAKLTGATLEDIAKASKQTVRNATNVNLQSPTISGVGYEPKVVGAMINAKESKVYNPVVGDRGVFAFVVNKKELPTALPNYDTYRKRIANERKNKTYQMYEAVKKASNVEDNINYFYGIQE; this is encoded by the coding sequence ATGGCAATTTTATCGAAAATTAGAGAACGATCAATGTTCTTAATTCTTGTTATTGGTTTAGCGCTTTTCGCTTTTGTATTAGATCCTTCAACAATTTCAGACTTCTTCAATGCAAGTAAAGTAAATGAAGTAGGTGAGGTAAATGGAGAGAGTATTTCTAGACAAGAATTTGTAGAAGCTTTAGAAGCATATAAAACACAAACTGGAAATAGAGTATCTGAAATGCAAGCGGCTAAAACTGTTTGGAATAATTTATTACGTCAAAAAATATATAAATCTCAATTAGAAGAGGCAGGAATAACTGTTGGTGAAGCTGACATTATGAATGCTTTATTTGAGTCTTCTGCAGTAAAAAATGACCAAAGATTCCAAACTTCAGGAATTTTTGATAAAAGCAAACTAAAAGAGCATTTAGCTAACATTAAAGCAGAAAACAGTCAAGAATGGAAAGCTTGGCAAAACTATATGGTATCTTTAAGAGATAATATAGAAAAAACAGCTTATGATAATTTAGTAGCTTCTGGTTTGGGGGCTTCTTTAAAAGAAGGTGAGGCCAAGTATTTGTTAGAAAATACTAAGGTTTCAGGTAAGTATGTATATGTACCTTATACATCAATTGCTGATAGTTTAGTGGCAGTAACTAAAGGTGATGTTAAAAAATATATTGAAGCAAACCCTAATAGTTACCAAGTAGAAGCATCAAGAGATATTAAGTTTGTAAAATTTGATATCAAGCCTACAACAGCTGATGAGGAAGCTTTAAAAGCTGATGTGGCAAAGTTGATTAATGATTCGGAAATTAATGGGACTCCTGTAAAAGGATTAAGAAATACTACTGATTATGCTTTTTTCTTTGAAGACAATCAATCTGATCTATCTTTAGATGAAAAGTTCAAATTTAAAGTAGAAGTACCTCAGGTAATAGCAGATAAGCTTTTTGAAGGTAAAGAAGGAGATGTTTTTGGTCCATATAAAGATGCAGATCACTTTAAATTATCAAAAATAACAGAAGTAACTCAATTACCTGATTCAGCTCAGGCTAGACACATTTTAATTCCTTTTGTAGGAGCTTCAAGTGCAGATGCATCAGTTAAACAAACAGAAGAAGAGGCTAAGAAGACAGCAGATAGTTTATTAACAGTTGTAACTGCAGATAAATCAAAATTTGAAGATTTAGCAAAAGAATTATCATCAGATAAAGGTTCAAAAGATAAAGGTGGTTTTTATGATTGGTTTGGGTACAATAGAATGGTACCTGAGTTTAGAGACTTTGTATTCAAAGGTAAAAAAGGAGACATGGGAGTTGTAAAAACAGCTTTCGGATTCCATGTAATAAAAATTGAAGATCAAAAGAACTTTCAGCCAGTATTAAAGTTAGCTACTTTTGGACGTAAAATTGAAGCTTCTGAAGCAACAGAAAATACTGTGTTTCAAAATGCAGAAACTTTTGCTTTAGATTTAACGAATGGTAAAAAGTATGATGAGGTTGTTAAAGAGAAAAGTTTATTTTCTCAACCAGCAGTTGGTTTAAAAGCTTTAGACGAAAATGTTCCAGGAGTAGGAAATGAACGACCAATTATTTCTTGGGCTTTTGAAAAAGAAACTAATGTTGGAGATTTTAGACGTTTTGATGTAAATGGAGGTTATGTAGTAGCTATGGTTACAGCTAAAACAGCTAAAGGATTAATGCCAGTTGAGAAAGCTACAACTAAAGTTAGACCAATTATTGTTAATGAGAAGAAGGCAGAAATGCTTAAAGCTAAGCTTACAGGTGCAACATTAGAAGATATAGCTAAGGCGTCAAAGCAAACTGTAAGAAATGCAACAAATGTTAATTTACAATCGCCAACCATTTCTGGAGTAGGATATGAGCCTAAAGTAGTAGGAGCAATGATTAATGCAAAGGAAAGCAAGGTGTATAATCCTGTTGTTGGAGATAGAGGTGTATTTGCTTTTGTAGTAAACAAAAAGGAACTACCTACAGCTTTACCAAATTATGATACCTATAGAAAAAGAATAGCTAATGAAAGAAAAAATAAAACTTATCAAATGTATGAAGCTGTTAAAAAAGCTTCTAACGTTGAAGATAATATTAATTATTTCTACGGTATTCAAGAATAG
- a CDS encoding hemolysin family protein — translation MEVDLLIIFISILLSAFFSGMEIAFVSANKLHIELEKKREGLLPKILAKLTEKSSKFITTMLVGNNVALVIYSYFMGKLLMGWFQTFLPSDNEVINYMLSDVSLLTQTLISTLIILVTAEFLPKAIFRIYANEMLKIFAIPAYFFYLIFYIITYVVTKISDFCLRVFFKTKENEVQTEFSKEELGNYISEQLDGGNDEEKVDSEIQIFQNALEFHKVKAREIMVPRIDVVAIDIHDSVVNLRDLFIETGLSKILVYKNSLDDIVGYVNAFELFKKPRTIRSILLPVEFVPESMIINDVLGALMKKRKSIAVVVDEYGGTSGIITVEDIVEELFGEIEDEHDTQEFLDEKLSNNEFNLSARLEVDYLNEEYSLNIPKEEAYETLGGFIINHTENIPEQDEVLVIGGFEVKILKVSASRIDSVYFRVVQKED, via the coding sequence ATGGAGGTAGACCTACTCATTATTTTTATATCTATATTGTTATCTGCTTTTTTTTCAGGAATGGAAATAGCGTTTGTGTCAGCTAATAAGTTGCATATAGAATTAGAAAAGAAAAGAGAAGGTTTATTGCCTAAAATTCTAGCTAAACTCACAGAAAAATCTTCTAAGTTTATTACAACAATGCTTGTTGGTAATAATGTGGCCTTAGTTATTTATAGTTACTTTATGGGGAAGTTACTTATGGGGTGGTTTCAAACATTTTTACCATCTGATAATGAAGTGATAAATTATATGTTGTCAGATGTAAGTTTATTAACCCAAACTTTAATTTCTACATTAATAATTTTAGTAACAGCAGAATTTTTACCCAAAGCAATATTTAGAATTTATGCAAATGAAATGCTAAAAATATTTGCGATCCCTGCGTATTTTTTTTACCTGATTTTTTACATAATAACTTATGTAGTAACTAAGATTTCAGATTTCTGTTTACGCGTATTTTTTAAAACAAAGGAAAATGAGGTGCAAACTGAGTTTAGTAAAGAAGAGTTAGGAAACTATATTTCTGAGCAGTTAGATGGTGGAAATGATGAAGAAAAAGTGGATTCTGAAATACAAATTTTTCAAAATGCATTAGAGTTTCATAAAGTAAAAGCGCGTGAAATAATGGTGCCTAGAATTGATGTAGTAGCTATTGATATTCATGACTCTGTAGTGAATTTAAGAGATTTATTTATTGAGACAGGTTTGTCTAAAATTTTAGTGTATAAGAATTCATTAGATGACATAGTAGGATATGTAAATGCTTTTGAATTGTTTAAAAAGCCAAGAACAATTCGTTCAATATTACTACCAGTAGAATTTGTTCCAGAATCAATGATAATTAATGATGTTCTAGGTGCTTTAATGAAAAAAAGAAAAAGTATAGCTGTTGTAGTAGATGAATATGGAGGAACCTCAGGAATTATTACAGTAGAAGATATAGTAGAAGAATTGTTTGGTGAGATAGAAGATGAGCATGATACTCAAGAGTTTTTAGATGAGAAACTAAGCAATAATGAGTTTAATCTTTCAGCCCGTTTAGAAGTTGATTATCTAAATGAGGAGTATAGTTTGAATATTCCTAAAGAAGAAGCTTATGAAACACTGGGAGGTTTTATTATAAATCATACTGAAAACATTCCAGAACAAGATGAAGTATTAGTAATAGGAGGTTTTGAGGTTAAAATACTAAAAGTTAGTGCTTCAAGAATTGATTCAGTATATTTTAGAGTGGTTCAAAAAGAGGATTAA
- the lptC gene encoding LPS export ABC transporter periplasmic protein LptC produces the protein MKTKQNIIFNIAIISLMAMFFSCTNSKKEVQDFLADKNLPIAIGKDVFHVYKDSGKITSKLITPLLHDFTNRKEHPYNEFPKGVKIISIEKNGVDSTTITGKYALTYNKTRISEIKENVVIINHTEKSKLETNQLYWDQKEKYFFTEDGFRLTTPTDTINGFGFESKENLSKWIAKDITGKIETKENDL, from the coding sequence ATGAAAACTAAACAAAATATAATTTTTAACATTGCTATCATTAGTTTGATGGCAATGTTTTTTTCTTGTACTAATAGTAAAAAAGAAGTACAAGATTTTTTAGCAGATAAAAATTTACCCATTGCAATTGGTAAAGATGTTTTTCATGTTTATAAAGACTCAGGTAAAATTACCTCTAAGTTAATAACCCCATTATTACATGATTTTACAAATAGAAAAGAGCATCCATATAATGAGTTTCCTAAAGGAGTAAAAATTATAAGTATAGAAAAAAATGGTGTCGACTCTACAACTATAACAGGAAAGTATGCCCTAACTTATAACAAAACTAGAATTTCTGAAATAAAAGAAAATGTAGTTATCATTAATCATACAGAAAAAAGTAAGTTAGAAACCAATCAGTTGTATTGGGATCAAAAAGAAAAATATTTTTTTACAGAGGATGGGTTTAGGTTAACTACCCCAACTGATACAATAAATGGATTTGGTTTTGAGTCTAAAGAAAACTTATCTAAATGGATTGCAAAAGATATTACAGGAAAAATAGAAACTAAAGAAAACGATTTATAA
- a CDS encoding type III pantothenate kinase: MFLIIDVGNTRIKLAVFEKDILIHKTIFKKEEIFKKILKIKEKYSIKSSIISSVASFSPEETIKIKELLEPIFLNNETKVPFKNLYNTPKTLGVDRIALAAAAVKKYPNKNCLVIDAGTCITYEFITKTKEYLGGAISPGIRMRYNALNNYTSKLPLLEPTEITSIIGTNTQTSIHSGIVNGVYNEINGLINQYRVKYQDLTVVLTGGDTNFLSKQFKNVIFAHPNFVLEGLHTILIYNIADD; this comes from the coding sequence ATGTTTTTAATAATTGATGTAGGTAATACTAGAATAAAATTAGCTGTATTTGAGAAAGATATCTTAATTCATAAAACCATTTTTAAAAAAGAAGAAATTTTTAAAAAAATTTTAAAAATTAAAGAAAAGTACTCAATAAAAAGTAGCATAATATCATCCGTAGCGTCTTTTAGCCCTGAAGAAACTATTAAAATAAAGGAGTTATTAGAACCGATATTTCTAAATAATGAGACTAAAGTGCCTTTTAAAAATTTATACAATACTCCAAAGACGTTAGGGGTGGATAGGATAGCATTAGCTGCAGCAGCAGTGAAAAAGTATCCCAATAAAAATTGTTTAGTTATTGATGCAGGTACTTGCATAACTTATGAATTTATTACAAAAACAAAAGAATACCTAGGAGGAGCAATTTCCCCAGGAATTAGAATGAGGTATAATGCACTGAATAATTATACATCTAAGTTACCATTATTAGAGCCTACAGAAATAACAAGTATTATTGGGACAAATACCCAAACATCTATTCATTCTGGAATTGTAAATGGAGTATACAATGAAATAAATGGGCTTATTAATCAATATAGAGTTAAATATCAAGATTTAACAGTAGTTTTAACAGGAGGAGACACAAATTTCTTGTCAAAACAATTTAAAAATGTCATATTTGCCCATCCAAATTTCGTTTTGGAGGGATTACACACTATTTTGATATATAATATAGCGGATGATTAA
- a CDS encoding transposase, with translation MAYTKLAHWFKEVEDSGFKAFNIVANSIALNYQSILNYFDNRSTNAAAESFNAKIKAFRAQFRGVRSIEFFLYRLTQIFA, from the coding sequence ATAGCGTATACCAAACTAGCGCATTGGTTTAAAGAAGTGGAAGATTCAGGATTTAAAGCTTTTAATATTGTAGCAAACTCAATAGCTCTAAATTATCAATCAATACTCAATTATTTTGATAATAGAAGTACAAATGCAGCGGCAGAATCTTTTAATGCTAAAATCAAAGCTTTCAGGGCACAATTTAGAGGTGTGAGAAGTATAGAGTTCTTTCTCTATAGATTAACTCAAATTTTTGCATAA
- a CDS encoding transposase, protein MYSFNRGNIVLCLYWKYDPGSILNYFDNRSTNVLVEWFNAKIKAFRARFRDLRNVEFFLYKLTQVFV, encoded by the coding sequence ATGTATTCGTTTAATAGAGGTAACATTGTTTTATGTCTTTATTGGAAGTATGATCCTGGATCAATACTCAATTATTTTGATAACCGAAGTACAAATGTATTAGTGGAATGGTTCAATGCGAAAATAAAAGCTTTTAGAGCGCGGTTTAGAGACCTAAGAAATGTAGAATTCTTCTTATACAAATTAACTCAGGTTTTTGTATAA